From Rhodopseudomonas palustris:
CGAAGATCTTCGTGCTGACCGCCATGTTCACCGCGCTCGGCGGCGTGATGTTCGCGCTCAGCTATCTCCAGGTCTCGCCGTTCATGGGGGAGGGCGTCGGCTTCAAGGGCGTCGCCGCGATGATCATCGGCGGCATGGGAAGCGTCTGGGGCGCGGTGATCGGCGGCCTGATCATCGGCGTGATCGAAGTCGGATCGATCTGGGCGTTCGGCGCCGACACCGTCAACATCGCGGTGTACGGCTCTCTGCTCGCCCTTCTGATCTTGCGGCCCCACGGTCTGTTCGGCCGGCCGGCGATCCGGGAGAAGCTCTGAGATGAGCGGCTACCAGACCGGCGTTCTGATCATCCTCTGCTTCAACATCATGGCGGCCTATGCGGTGTATCTGCCGCTGGTCGCCGGGCAGCTCAATCTCGGCATCGCCGGCTTCATGGCGATCGGTGCCTATACGGCGGCGTATCTCACCACCGAGACGGGCTGGCCGCTGGCAGCCGCGCTTCCGATGGGCGGCGCTGCGGCGGGCGCGATCGCGCTGGTCGTGGCCATTCCGATCCTGCGCACCCACGGTATCTATCTGGCGCTCGCCACCTTTGCGCTCGGCCAGGTGATTTCGGCCGTGTTCCTGAATCTCGAAGTCGTCGGTGCCGCGGCCGGCTATCAGGTCCCGCTCTACGCGCCGCCGATCGCGGTCTATGCGATGACGGCCGCCGTGGTGTTGTTCGTGGTCGCGCTGTCGCAGACCCGCTTCACGCTCTATCTGACCGCGATCAAGAACGATCGCCTGGTCGCCGATCTGCTGGGGCTGAGGGTTCGCGCCCTGCAGGTCGCCGCCTTCACGATCGGCGCGGTGATCGCCGGCATCGGCGGTGGTCTCTACGCCCATCACTTCAGCTTCATCGAGGCGCAGCATTTCAGCGTCAGCCTGAGCATCTACACCGTGTTGTACGTGTTGCTGGGCGGCACGCAGACGGTCTGGGGTCCGCTGGTCGGGGCGATCTTCTTCAGTCTGGCCCCGGAACTGCTGCGAGCCGGAGAATCCTGGCGCTACGTTCTGTTCGCGGCCCTGATCGTCGCCTTCATGGCGGTTCGTCCGCAGGGGCTCGTCACCCCGACGGGAATCCGCGCTCTGTTCCGCGCCGTCGGACGGCGTGCTGCGACGTCGCGGGTGCGGTCATGAGCGCGGCCGCCCCGCTTCTCGCGCTCGACGGCGTCGGCAAGTCGTTCGGCGGCGTTCGTGTCATTCGCGATCTCGGCTTCGCCGTCGCGCGCGGCCAGACCGTCGGACTGATCGGGCCCAACGGCGCCGGCAAGACCACCGCCTTCAACATCGTCAGCGGCGTGTTCCGTCCCGATGCCGGCAAAGTCACCTTCGACGGGCGTGATATCACGTCCGTTCCATCACGCCGCCGGATCGCGCTGGGAATCGCGCGCAGCTTCCAGAACGTCCGGTTGATGCAGCATCTCACGGTCTGGGAAAACCTGCTGGTCGGGCAGCACGTCCGCACTTCCGGACTGGTCGATCTGCTGACGCCGTTTCGGCCGTTTCGCAATCACCGCTGGCGGCAGGAGGCGGTCGCTGCGCTCGCCGAGATGGGGCTGGACGGCTATGCGGACGCGATGGTCGGCGAACTTCCCTACGGCATTCGCAAGCGGATCGATCTGGTGCGGGCGACGCTCGCCGGGGCCTCGCTGCTGATGCTCGACGAGCCGGCCGCGGGCCTCAATCCCGTCGAGACGCAGGGCCTGACCTCGCATCTCGAACTGCTCAAGGCGCGCGGCGTGACGCTGCTGATCGTCGAGCACGACATGCACTTCGTCGACAAGATCTGCGACCACGTCGTCGTGCTCAATTTCGGCGAGAAGATCGCGGAGGGGCCGCTTTCGCTGGTTCAGCGCGATGCGGTGGTCCGCGCGGCCTATCTCGGATCGGAGGCGGCGGCATGACGGCCATCCTCTCGGTTTCGGATTTGACCGTGGCCTACGGCGGGGTGACCGCCATCGACGGCGTATCGCTGTCCGTCGACGACGGCGAGATCGTCACGGTGCTCGGAGCGAACGGCGCCGGCAAGACCACGCTGTTGCTGGCGATCATGGGCGCCGTCCCGGCGAGCCGGGGACGGATCGCATTGCGGGGAACGGATGTGTCGCGCTCCCGCGCGCACCACCGCCTGGCGCAGGGACTGGTGCTCGTTCCCGAGGGCCGGCAGGTTCTGGTGTCGCTGACCGTCGAAGAAAATCTCCTGCTCGGCGCGCATCTGCGCCGCGACCGGCAGGCGGTCCGCAACGAGATCGCCGCGATCTATGAACGCTTTCCGAATTTGGGCCAGCGCCGGCACACGGCCGCCGCCACGCTGTCGGGCGGCGAGCAGCAGATGGTGGCGATCGGCCGGGCGATGGTCGCGCGGCCGCAGGTGCTGATGCTCGACGAACCCTCCCTCGGGCTGTCGCCGCTGTTCGTCTCGAAGGTGTTCGATCTGATCGAGGAGATGAATCGCAGCGGCCTGACGATCGTGCTGGTCGAGCAGAACACCGGCAAGGCGCTGTCGGTTGCGCACAGTGCGACCGTGCTCGAACTCGGCAAGGTCGCGATCGCCGGCCCGTCGGAGGCGCTGCGGAACGATCACAGGTTGCTGGAAGCCTATCTCGGCGGAGCCGCGGACATTGCGGACGAGCCTTCGTCGATGCGAGCGAACTCTCAATGAAGCAAAAGGAGCAGGGGTGATGAAAGCAAACGGCGTCTTGGCGGCGGGTGTCGCACTGGGACTGACATTGGTTTCGACGGGAGCGACACGAGCGGCGGATCTCATCCTCGGCTTTTCAATGGCGAAGACGGGACCCTATGTCAGTCTCGCGAACACCAACGAGGTCGCCGTCGATCTCGCGGTCGACGAGATCAACGCCAAGGGGGGCATCGGCGGCCGCAAGCTCAAGCTGGTGAAGTTCGACACCGGCGGCGATCCGAAGCAGGCGGCGCTCGCGGTGCGCCAGTTCGCCGAGGACAACAAGGCGCTGGCGGTGATCGGACCGTTCAGCTCCGGCGAAGTGCGTGTGGCGTTCCCGGCCGGCGAGCGTCTCGGCATCGTGCAGATGTCGATGTCGTCGTCGGCGCCCGGGCTGACGAAAGGCTTCAGCTACGCCTTCCGCAACACCCGTGACGAAAAGACGGTGATCGACGAGGTGCTGGCGGCGCTGCGCGACAAGAAGCTGCCGATGGGCACGGCCGCCACGGCCTTCGCGACCGACGACACGGTGTCCAAAGCGATCGGCACGGCGGTGCTGCCCGTCTTGTTGAAGAAATACGGCATCGACAACAAGGGGGCGGTGGACTTCCAGTACAATGCGTTCGATCTGTCGCCGCAGGTTTCGCAACTGGCACAGATGAAGCCGGACATCATCGGTCTTGGCGCTCCGCCGGAAGCGGCGATCAACCTCGCCAAGGAGCTGAAGCGCCAGGGCGTCAGCGCGCGACTGATCGGCGGCACCACGGTCGCCGATCCGGATCTGCCGCGCCGGATGGCGGGAGCCGGAAATTCGATGACCATCGGCACCACGTTCTTCGCCGATCTCAACGACCGGACCAGATCCTTCGCCAAGCAGTTCGCGGCCAAGACCTCGGCCGCAGGGATGACCCGGCACGAGCCGAACCAGCAGGATGCATCCGCGTACGACATCGTCTATCTGTTCGCAGAAGCCATCAAGGTTGCGGCGGTCACCGGCGAGCCGGACAAGGTGGCCGCGGATCGGACCGCGATCCGGGACGCGCTGGCGAAGCTGAAGGGCTTTCCCGCTCTCGAGGGCGAGATCTCGTTCGGCGATGACCACGACTCCATCAAGCCGATCTACGTGATCGAAGCGCGCGACGCGCAGTGGAGCCTGCTCGACACCCGCAAGGGCGAATAGCCCGCAGCGTTCGGCAGCGCCCGCGGAGGCAGCCGAGCCCCCGCGGGTCGCCGAATCCGGTCGGCGTCGTTCCGTCATTCGTCACGAGAGAAACCATGCATTCCGTGCCAATCGACTTCGTCATTCACGATCAGGACCGACAGGTCACGCGATCCCTGCAGTTCGATGCGTTGATCATCGCGGGCTGGACCGGCCGCGATCCGGTGGCTCGCGACAAGCACATTGCCGAACTCGCGGAGCTCGGAATCGCGCCGCCCGCCTCGACGCCGATCTACTACCGTGTGGCGGCGAGCCGGCTGACGACGAGGCCGGCGATCGAAGTCAGCGACGAGCATTCGAGCGGCGAGGTCGAATTCGTGCTGATGCGCTTCGATGGACGGATGTATGTCGGCGTCGGCTCCGATCACACCGATCGCAAGGTCGAGACCTACAACATCACCGTCTCGAAGCAGATGTGCGACAAGCCGATCGCCCCCGAATTGTGGTGCTTCGACGACGTCGCGAACCACTGGGACCAGCTCGTGCTGCGCTCCTACGCGACGATCGCCGACAAGCGGGTGCTCTATCAGGAGGGCACGCTCGCGGGCATGCTGCCGCCCGCCGATCTGATCGTCCGCGGCTTCGGCGGTTCCGGGCTTCCGGAGCGAGCCGCGATCTTCGGCGGAACCTTCGCGGCGAAAGGCGGCATCAGGCCGGCTTCGCGCTTCGACTACGAACTCTTCGATCCCGTTCTGGGCCGTCGCATCGCGCACGGCTACGATGTCGAGACGCTGCCGGTGCTCGGCTGATCGGCGAGCGTCGTCGCGGTTCGAGTTGATAGCAATTCTCCGACAGGCTGAAGCGCCCGGTGCTCGTCACCGGGCGTTTTCGATTCTTGCTGCCGCAAGGACTGTCTTCTGTCGTTTCAGGGCTGCGTTCGGTTACGGGCGGTGCGAATGCAACACAATCGCGCAACTCTCTTGACGCTTGCGTCCGAATTTTGAAGAATACGAAACATAAAACGAAAATTGCGAATGGGGAGGGCGTCGGGTCATCCCGCTCGGGACGTCATTCTGAAAACCGCATGGACTAGCGGCTACCGCCTTTGCATGTCTTCGGACGCAGAGGCGCGAGCCGATGTGCCGGCGCGGTTTCGAACCCTGACGAAACGATGCGTGGTCACCCGCCCGACCTGGACGACTAAAAACCAGGGGGAAACGATGAAGAGAATTTCGCGGGCGTTGGTTTCGCTGGCGGCAGCTTTGCTGATCGGCAACGTGACGTCGGTCGGGGCCTGGGCCGAGGACGTGCAGTTGTTGCCGCCGGGCCTGATCGAGCCTTCTTCGAAAGAGATCATCCCGGAAGGCAAGTTCAAGAAGGCGCCGCCGTGGCGGATCGGGCTCGCCTTCCCGGGTGTCGGCAACACCTGGATCGTCCAGATGCTTCAGGAAATGAAGTACGAGGCCTCGCTGCACAAGGACATCGCCGAATTCACCGTGCTGGAAGCGGACTGGAAGCCCGCCAAGCAGGTCGCCGATATCGAAGACCTGATGGCGCGCAATGTGGACCTGCTGATCGTCTCGCCGATCGCCTTTCCGGTGGTGGCGGCGCAGGTCGACAAGGCGGTCGCCAAGGGCATTCCCGTTGTGGTGTTCGGCGCCAGCAACGGCGAACTCAACGGCACCGTGGAAGTGTTCGGCGGCGGCGGCGCGTTCGGCCGCGTCGGCGGCGAGTTTCTCGCCAAAGAACTGAAGGGCAAGGGCTCGATCTGGGCAGTCCGCGGCGTCGCCGGCGTCGGCGAGGAAGTGTTGCGCTACGAGGGCTTCAAGAAGGCGATCGCAGGCACCGACATCAAGATCGTCGCCGAAGTGTTCGGCGACTGGAACTACGCGAAGTCGAAACAGCTCTGCGAAAACCTCGTTCTGTCAGGCAAGCCGGTCGACGGCATCTGGTTCTCGGGCGCCGAAATGACCCGCGCCTGCATCGAAGTCTTCAAGGAGGCCGGCAAGCCGCTGGTGCCGATGACCGGCGAGGGCAACAACGGCTTCTTCAAGATCTGGAAGAGCTCGGGCGTGAAGAGCGTCGCGCCGGTGTTCACGCCGGGTCTCGGACCGGCGGTGGTGCGCGCCTCGGTCGCGCTGCTGCAGGGCAAGCAGATCTACAAAGGCTACTTCTCCGATCCGCCCCCGATCACCAATGCCGATATCGACAAGTATTATCGGCCCGACCTGAACGACGCCTATTGGGTGCCGTCGACGCTGCCCGAAAACAAGCTGAAAGAGCTGTTCGGCAAGTAAGCAGCACGAGCGAAACCCGGTGATCAAGTGTCTGCTGTCATGACGATGCCCGTTCAGGCACGTGAGGTCGTCGTCGCGCGCGGCGTGTCCGTCTCCTTCGGCGCGACCAAGGCCCTGCGCGACGTGTCGATCATTGGTCACGCCGGGTCGATCCACGCCGTCACCGGTGAGAACGGTGCCGGCAAGTCGACGCTGATGAAGGTGCTCGCCGGCGTCTATCAGCCCGATCACGGCGAGGTCGAGATCGACGGGCATCGCGTGCGTCTGTCCGGACCGCGCGACGCCTTGAAGCACGGCATCTCCACGGTGTTTCAGGAGTTCACGCTGCTGCCGAACCTGTCCGTGGCCGAGAACCTGTTTCTCGGTCGTGAACCGCGCCGGCTGATGATGGTGCGCTACACGCAGATGATGAGGGACGCTGAGGCGTTGTTGCAACGGATCGGCATCGATCTCGATCCGGAGCGCCCGGTTTCCGAGCTCTCGATCGGCGAGCAGCAGCTCGTCGAAATCGGCAAGGGGGTCTCGGCGAATGCCTCGGTGTTCATCTTCGACGAGCCGACCGCGGCGCTCAACAAGGTCGAGGTCGACAAGCTCGGCCAGTTGATGCTGCAGCTTCAAAAGGAAGGCAAGGCGATCTTCTACATCAGCCATCGGCTGGAGGAGATCGCGCGCTGGTGCGACACCGTCACCGTGCTCAAGGACGGCGAGCACGTTCTCACCCGGCCGACCCGGGAGATGACGCCGAATGCGCTGGTGACCGCGATGGTCGGCCGTTCGATCCAGGACCTGTTTCCGCCACGCGCGACCGGCTTCGGCGCGACGCTGCTGCAAGCGCGCGGATTGCAAACCCGCGCCGATCGCAGCCCGGTCGACCTCACGCTGCGCCGCGGCGAGATCCTCGGTATCGCCGGGCTGGAAGGCCAGGGCCAGCGCGAGGTGATGCGCTGCCTGGCCGGCGTGACGCCGCTGGTCGCGGGCGAGGTCCGCAAGGCCGCTGCTGATCGTGATGAGCTCGAGGCGGTCGATCTCGCTCTCGGCCGGACCGAGAATGTCCGACGCGGCATCGGCTTCGTGCCGGAAGACCGCAAGACCGAAGGTCTGTTTCTCGATCTTCCGATCAGCGAGAATCTATCGCTCGGGATTCTTGCGATCCAGCGTGCGCTGTCCCGCGTGCGGATCAAACGCGATCTGCTGAAGGCGCTCGCCAAGTCGCTGCATCTGGCTGCCACAGGTTTGTCACAAGCCGTCGGAAGCCTTTCCGGCGGCAATCAGCAGAAGGTTCTGCTGGGGCGGTGGCTGACCGCGGGCTCCAACGTGCTGCTGATCGAGGAGCCGACGCGGGGCGTGGACGTCGGCGCCAAGACGGAAATCTATCGACTGCTGCGCGACTTCGCGGCGAAGGGAGGGGGCGTGCTGCTGACGTCGAGCGAATTGATGGAACTGATCGGACTGTGCGACCGCATATTGGTGATCCGCAACGGCGCGTTCGTCGGCGAGCTCGACGGCAGGCTCGCCAGCGAAGAGGCGATCCTCAATCTCGCTCTGCCCGGGGGAAACCCCGCGCATCAAGCGGCTTGAGGCGTCGTGATGGGCCGTCTCTTCAATCCGCGCTTCGGCACCTCGCCGATCAGCCTCGGCATTCCGATCGTCGTTTTCATCTTCCTGGTGTTCGCTGCGCCGCATTTCACCAGCGGCGAGAATCTGTCGAACCTCATCAGTCAGATCGTCGTGCTGCTGATCGGTTCGCTCGGCCAACTCGTCGTCGCCTTGGTCGGCGGGATCGATCTGTCGATCGGCAGTCTCGTCAGTCTGACCAGTTGCGTGATCTCGACCCAGCAAAGTCTCGCCACCGCGATCCCACTTTGTATCGGTCTCGCCATTCTGGTCGGCACCGCTAACGGCGTCGGCACCGCGGTGTTCGGCGTGCATCCGCTGATCATGACGTTCAGCATGGCGACTTTCCTGCAGGGCGTCGCTTACTTCATCCTGCCGGCGCCGAGCAACGCCATTCCCGCCGGCCTGCAGTCGCTCGCCAACATCACCGTCGGCGGTGCGCCGATCGCGATCGTCTGGTGCGTGGCCGCGGTCGGCACGACCTACGTTTTGCTGCGGCGAAGCCAGCTCGGCCTGCACATCTACGCGATCGGCGCGAGCGCTGCCAACGCACACCTCAACGGCCTGCGCGTCGTGCCGTCGACCATCGCGGCCTATGTCTTCTGCAGCCTGTCGGCGGTGTGCGCCGGGCTGTTCCTGTCGGCGCGGGTCGCCTCCGCGGACCCGACGATGGGTGGCTCGCTCGCGCTGGATTCGATCACCGCGATCGCGCTCGGCAACGTCCAGCTCACCGGCGGCATCGGCGGCGTGCTCGGCGCCGTCACCGGCGCGCTGACGCTCGGGCTGCTGGCCAACGGCATGAACCTGATGGGCATCTCGCCCTTCGTCAGGAGCGCGTTCACCGGCGTCCTGCTGCTGGTCGCGATCTCACTACAGAAGCGAAAGGTCATCGGCCTGTGACCGCCCTTGCGAAATCGCGCGAGACGAATCCGATCGTTTCGGCCGGGCGTTGGATCGTCGGACTTCCGCCGGCCTATCCGCTGCTGGTGCTGCTGTTCGGGATCGCCTATTTCACCCACCCGCATCTGCTGTCGCCGCTGTTCCTGATGCTGATGCTGCGCCAGGCCGCGCCGCTCGGGCTCGCGACGATCGGACAGAGCCTGGTGATCCGCTGCCGCTCGATCGACCTGTCGTCGGCCGGCGTCATGGCGGTGACGAGCTACATCCTCACCAGTGGCACCATCCCGGTGTCGCCGCTGGCGGCGATCGCGCTGTGTATCGTCGTCGGGCTGGCGATCGGCTTCATCAACGGCGTGATCATCACCGTCCGCAAGGCGTCGGCGGTGATCGTCACGCTGGCGATGTCGATCATTCTCACCGGGGCGGTGATCGCGTTCAGCCAGTTTCGCGCGCCCGGCGACGTGCCGGAAATTCTCCGCAACGTCGTGACCAGCCGCATCGGCGGCGTCCCCGTCGCTGCGCTGCTGTGGCTTTTCGTGCTGTTTCCGCTGCACTACATCGACCGCGTCACCGTGTTCGGACGCTACGTGCGTGCCGTCGGTTCGAATCCGCTCGCCGCGGAGATGTCCGGCATTCCGCATGCGCGGATCGTGCTCGTCGCCCACACCGTGTCGGGTCTGTTCTCGGTGCTGAGCTGTTTCTTTCTGCTCGGCTTCGTCGGCGTCGGCACCGTCAATATCGGCCAGGACCTGGCGCTGAACTCGCTGTCGGCGTCGATTCTCGGCGGCATCAATTTCGGCATGGGCAAAGGCGGGATGTGGGGGCCGGCGGCGGCTGCCTTCATGCTCACCTTCCTGTTCAATTTCCTCACCAGCTTCGGGCTCGGCGAGCCCGGCAAGCTGATGCTGCAGGGATTGATCGTCATCGTCGCGGCGATCGCCTATTCCAAGCGGCAAACCTGACAACCAATATCTGCAAAACGAGATGGAGTTTCGAGATGAGTGACGTGGTTCTATCGGGTGCGGAAGCGTTTTCGTTCGACGGCGGCAAGATCGGCATTCTGCTGGTCCACGGTTTCACCGGCAGTCCGCAGAGCATGCGCTATCTCGGCGAACGTCTGGGCGAGCAGGGCTACACCGTGCTCGGCCCGCGTCTTCCCGGGCACGGCGTTTCGCCGGCGGCGATGGCGAAGACGACCGCCGCCGACTGGGCCGCTGCCGCCGAAGACGCGCTCGCCGAAATCTCGGCGAAATGCGACAAGGTGTTCGTCGCGGGCCTTTCGATGGGCGGCACGCTGTCGCTGTATCTGGCGGCGATGCATCCTGACAAGGTCAGCGGCGTGATCCCGATCAACGCGGCGGCGCAGATCGAATCGCCCGACATGGCGTCGATCGCCTATGCGCGTGGCCTGCCGGAGACGATCCCCGGCATCGGCTCCGACATGATGGACGCCGAGACCAAAGAACTCGCCTATGCCGAGGTGCCGGTGGTCTGCATGAAGCATGCGCTGGGCCTGGCCGCCACCGCACGGGCGCTGCTGCCGCGGATCAAATGCCCCACCTTCGTGATCAATTCGCGGGTCGACCACGTGCTGTCGCCCAACAACGCCACTGTGATCGCGAATAATGTCGGCTCCGACCGCATCGAGCTGTTGTGGCTCAATCGCTCCTATCACGTCGCGACGATCGATCACGACAAGGATCTGATCGCCGCCGAGGTCCACGCCTTCGTGCAGCGCAACATTAAGTAACAGCTCGCGGGTTCGTGCCTTCGGCGATCCTGCCGAAGGCACGGCAGCGCATCGGCGC
This genomic window contains:
- a CDS encoding DUF2848 domain-containing protein produces the protein MHSVPIDFVIHDQDRQVTRSLQFDALIIAGWTGRDPVARDKHIAELAELGIAPPASTPIYYRVAASRLTTRPAIEVSDEHSSGEVEFVLMRFDGRMYVGVGSDHTDRKVETYNITVSKQMCDKPIAPELWCFDDVANHWDQLVLRSYATIADKRVLYQEGTLAGMLPPADLIVRGFGGSGLPERAAIFGGTFAAKGGIRPASRFDYELFDPVLGRRIAHGYDVETLPVLG
- a CDS encoding ABC transporter permease; the protein is MTALAKSRETNPIVSAGRWIVGLPPAYPLLVLLFGIAYFTHPHLLSPLFLMLMLRQAAPLGLATIGQSLVIRCRSIDLSSAGVMAVTSYILTSGTIPVSPLAAIALCIVVGLAIGFINGVIITVRKASAVIVTLAMSIILTGAVIAFSQFRAPGDVPEILRNVVTSRIGGVPVAALLWLFVLFPLHYIDRVTVFGRYVRAVGSNPLAAEMSGIPHARIVLVAHTVSGLFSVLSCFFLLGFVGVGTVNIGQDLALNSLSASILGGINFGMGKGGMWGPAAAAFMLTFLFNFLTSFGLGEPGKLMLQGLIVIVAAIAYSKRQT
- a CDS encoding ABC transporter ATP-binding protein, whose amino-acid sequence is MTAILSVSDLTVAYGGVTAIDGVSLSVDDGEIVTVLGANGAGKTTLLLAIMGAVPASRGRIALRGTDVSRSRAHHRLAQGLVLVPEGRQVLVSLTVEENLLLGAHLRRDRQAVRNEIAAIYERFPNLGQRRHTAAATLSGGEQQMVAIGRAMVARPQVLMLDEPSLGLSPLFVSKVFDLIEEMNRSGLTIVLVEQNTGKALSVAHSATVLELGKVAIAGPSEALRNDHRLLEAYLGGAADIADEPSSMRANSQ
- a CDS encoding sugar ABC transporter ATP-binding protein — translated: MTMPVQAREVVVARGVSVSFGATKALRDVSIIGHAGSIHAVTGENGAGKSTLMKVLAGVYQPDHGEVEIDGHRVRLSGPRDALKHGISTVFQEFTLLPNLSVAENLFLGREPRRLMMVRYTQMMRDAEALLQRIGIDLDPERPVSELSIGEQQLVEIGKGVSANASVFIFDEPTAALNKVEVDKLGQLMLQLQKEGKAIFYISHRLEEIARWCDTVTVLKDGEHVLTRPTREMTPNALVTAMVGRSIQDLFPPRATGFGATLLQARGLQTRADRSPVDLTLRRGEILGIAGLEGQGQREVMRCLAGVTPLVAGEVRKAAADRDELEAVDLALGRTENVRRGIGFVPEDRKTEGLFLDLPISENLSLGILAIQRALSRVRIKRDLLKALAKSLHLAATGLSQAVGSLSGGNQQKVLLGRWLTAGSNVLLIEEPTRGVDVGAKTEIYRLLRDFAAKGGGVLLTSSELMELIGLCDRILVIRNGAFVGELDGRLASEEAILNLALPGGNPAHQAA
- a CDS encoding alpha/beta hydrolase, whose amino-acid sequence is MSDVVLSGAEAFSFDGGKIGILLVHGFTGSPQSMRYLGERLGEQGYTVLGPRLPGHGVSPAAMAKTTAADWAAAAEDALAEISAKCDKVFVAGLSMGGTLSLYLAAMHPDKVSGVIPINAAAQIESPDMASIAYARGLPETIPGIGSDMMDAETKELAYAEVPVVCMKHALGLAATARALLPRIKCPTFVINSRVDHVLSPNNATVIANNVGSDRIELLWLNRSYHVATIDHDKDLIAAEVHAFVQRNIK
- a CDS encoding ABC transporter ATP-binding protein yields the protein MSAAAPLLALDGVGKSFGGVRVIRDLGFAVARGQTVGLIGPNGAGKTTAFNIVSGVFRPDAGKVTFDGRDITSVPSRRRIALGIARSFQNVRLMQHLTVWENLLVGQHVRTSGLVDLLTPFRPFRNHRWRQEAVAALAEMGLDGYADAMVGELPYGIRKRIDLVRATLAGASLLMLDEPAAGLNPVETQGLTSHLELLKARGVTLLIVEHDMHFVDKICDHVVVLNFGEKIAEGPLSLVQRDAVVRAAYLGSEAAA
- a CDS encoding ABC transporter substrate-binding protein is translated as MAKTGPYVSLANTNEVAVDLAVDEINAKGGIGGRKLKLVKFDTGGDPKQAALAVRQFAEDNKALAVIGPFSSGEVRVAFPAGERLGIVQMSMSSSAPGLTKGFSYAFRNTRDEKTVIDEVLAALRDKKLPMGTAATAFATDDTVSKAIGTAVLPVLLKKYGIDNKGAVDFQYNAFDLSPQVSQLAQMKPDIIGLGAPPEAAINLAKELKRQGVSARLIGGTTVADPDLPRRMAGAGNSMTIGTTFFADLNDRTRSFAKQFAAKTSAAGMTRHEPNQQDASAYDIVYLFAEAIKVAAVTGEPDKVAADRTAIRDALAKLKGFPALEGEISFGDDHDSIKPIYVIEARDAQWSLLDTRKGE
- a CDS encoding ABC transporter permease, whose product is MGRLFNPRFGTSPISLGIPIVVFIFLVFAAPHFTSGENLSNLISQIVVLLIGSLGQLVVALVGGIDLSIGSLVSLTSCVISTQQSLATAIPLCIGLAILVGTANGVGTAVFGVHPLIMTFSMATFLQGVAYFILPAPSNAIPAGLQSLANITVGGAPIAIVWCVAAVGTTYVLLRRSQLGLHIYAIGASAANAHLNGLRVVPSTIAAYVFCSLSAVCAGLFLSARVASADPTMGGSLALDSITAIALGNVQLTGGIGGVLGAVTGALTLGLLANGMNLMGISPFVRSAFTGVLLLVAISLQKRKVIGL
- a CDS encoding ABC transporter substrate-binding protein encodes the protein MKRISRALVSLAAALLIGNVTSVGAWAEDVQLLPPGLIEPSSKEIIPEGKFKKAPPWRIGLAFPGVGNTWIVQMLQEMKYEASLHKDIAEFTVLEADWKPAKQVADIEDLMARNVDLLIVSPIAFPVVAAQVDKAVAKGIPVVVFGASNGELNGTVEVFGGGGAFGRVGGEFLAKELKGKGSIWAVRGVAGVGEEVLRYEGFKKAIAGTDIKIVAEVFGDWNYAKSKQLCENLVLSGKPVDGIWFSGAEMTRACIEVFKEAGKPLVPMTGEGNNGFFKIWKSSGVKSVAPVFTPGLGPAVVRASVALLQGKQIYKGYFSDPPPITNADIDKYYRPDLNDAYWVPSTLPENKLKELFGK
- a CDS encoding branched-chain amino acid ABC transporter permease; translation: MSGYQTGVLIILCFNIMAAYAVYLPLVAGQLNLGIAGFMAIGAYTAAYLTTETGWPLAAALPMGGAAAGAIALVVAIPILRTHGIYLALATFALGQVISAVFLNLEVVGAAAGYQVPLYAPPIAVYAMTAAVVLFVVALSQTRFTLYLTAIKNDRLVADLLGLRVRALQVAAFTIGAVIAGIGGGLYAHHFSFIEAQHFSVSLSIYTVLYVLLGGTQTVWGPLVGAIFFSLAPELLRAGESWRYVLFAALIVAFMAVRPQGLVTPTGIRALFRAVGRRAATSRVRS